In Haloarcula sp. H-GB4, a single genomic region encodes these proteins:
- a CDS encoding TATA-box-binding protein gives MVDPKESIDIENVVASTGIGQELDLESVAMDLEGADYDPEQFPGLVYRTQDPKSAALIFRSGKIVCTGAKSTDDVHQSLRIVFDKLRDLNIQVDDDPEIVVQNIVSSADLGSSLNLNAIAIGLGLENIEYEPEQFPGLVYRLDEPDVVALLFGSGKLVVTGGKRKEDAEEAVDTIVERLSDLGLLD, from the coding sequence ATGGTCGACCCAAAAGAGAGCATTGACATCGAAAATGTCGTTGCTTCGACCGGTATCGGACAAGAACTCGACCTTGAGAGCGTCGCAATGGACCTCGAGGGAGCCGACTACGACCCCGAGCAGTTCCCGGGCCTTGTCTATCGGACACAGGACCCCAAATCCGCCGCGCTCATCTTCCGGTCGGGCAAGATCGTCTGCACGGGTGCGAAATCGACAGACGATGTCCACCAGAGTCTGCGCATCGTCTTCGACAAGCTCCGTGACCTGAACATCCAAGTCGACGACGACCCCGAAATAGTCGTCCAGAACATCGTCAGTTCCGCTGACCTCGGGAGCTCGCTCAACCTCAACGCCATCGCCATCGGCCTCGGGCTCGAGAACATCGAGTACGAACCGGAGCAGTTCCCGGGCCTCGTCTACCGACTCGACGAACCCGACGTAGTCGCGCTGCTATTCGGTTCGGGGAAGCTCGTTGTCACCGGCGGCAAGCGTAAAGAGGACGCCGAAGAAGCTGTCGACACCATCGTCGAGCGGCTGAGCGACCTCGGCCTGCTGGACTAA
- a CDS encoding TRAM domain-containing protein, whose translation MVEVPDALSTLFSAQIETDGDRYIVEIPKSEVSHGAVSQGETYRVGLLSQVDASTSVTAQPQMPKQNTESERADTGVPQPPVDEGEIRNVTIESLGDQGDGIAKVERGYVVIVPDGEPGDSPTVEIETVQENVAFASVVDNDSRTV comes from the coding sequence ATGGTCGAAGTTCCAGATGCACTCAGTACATTGTTCAGTGCGCAAATAGAGACGGACGGGGACCGATATATTGTTGAAATTCCGAAAAGTGAAGTATCACATGGCGCGGTCTCGCAGGGCGAGACCTACCGGGTAGGTCTGCTCTCGCAGGTCGACGCCAGCACGTCGGTAACAGCCCAGCCGCAGATGCCCAAACAGAATACCGAGTCGGAGCGGGCTGACACCGGTGTCCCGCAACCGCCAGTCGACGAGGGCGAAATCCGAAACGTGACTATCGAATCGCTCGGCGATCAGGGCGATGGTATCGCCAAGGTCGAACGCGGATACGTCGTCATCGTCCCCGACGGCGAACCGGGCGACTCGCCAACCGTCGAGATCGAGACCGTACAGGAAAACGTCGCGTTCGCGAGCGTCGTCGACAACGACAGTCGGACAGTATAG